AATCGAGCGACTGTGTGGAACCTTTGCCGCCGGTTGATCACAGAGCCCATGCTTAGTCCCCATGGGACTTTACGACGATACCTAGGTGCTTATGGCCGACAAACCGGCCTGGGCCAGAACAGTCTTTGTGGAGTGAGATGCCAACAATGATGAAAGTTGATTGCAGGCTCGGTTCACCAGTATCGCTAGCGCGCCGAACTTCGCGCCCACCCTTTTACGGGCTCTGTCTAGTACACTTAGCCAACGGCACTTTGTTTGTAGGGCCTAAGGAGGGGTTAGAGAGTCCTATCATCTTCAGTCGGGCATCTATCGGTAGGAGGAAGCCTCGAGAGCATCCTAGTGgtcgtggtggtgttggtgtggCCAGAGATGATACCCATGCTTTCTCAAATAGAGAAGGCAGCAACGTTAGCAATGAACAAAGAAGATTAATACTAGGCTCATGTGATGCAAGTTTGGTTTCTACTACTATCTTTTCTATAACTTGTGATTTTGGAAGAACATCCATCCCAGTGCCGGGTCCTCCGCCGAAACAGTCTTCCCGGCAGCGAACAGACGTTGGGCTGATGACAGAGCGAGCAGCGCTAAAGGTCGGTAAGATCTGTCTGTAGCGGTCGTGCTTTCTGCGGGGAAGCAAAGCGCCTTATCTTATCAGGCATGGCCAAATATGGAAGGGGCGGCACCGCGCAGAGCGGAACCACCACGCCCATTGAAGTGGTCCCTCGTCACCGGCCCTTGCCGAACGAAGTCTTCATTCTTTTCCCCCGTTACATGTTTCGGCATGCGCCTGCGAACAAAGGCAGCCGCTGAGAAACAGGCCCCAAACCCGCTGCCTTCGACACCCTTTTTCTATACTCTACAGCAAACAGCTGCAACATGAGTCTCCTTTGACTCCCTTTACCTACGCGACTCCTACCAGGTGGCTTTGCAACGGCTCTGACGCATGCGTTTGCAAGCTCAAGCTCCTTGGACAAAGGCTACCGACCTCTTCAACCCCCGAGCTCGAGCTACGACGACTACAAGACGCATTCCCTTACCTCCGATACTTATAAGACGACGAGCCGCCGCATTTTGGCAAGGCAGACCAGACGATCGCGATCGCACGCTGCAGCTTCTCTCCACCATCTTGAACGATCTTTACGACATGCCGGCTAACAAGAGAGGCGCCCCGTCGTCGAATTCGACGAGCTCGAAGAAGCGCAGGACGGACAAGGACGTACAGAAATACTATGCTGTGCGCACCGGTGCGCGTCCAGGTATTTATCTGACCTGGGCCGAGTGCCAGAAGCAGACGGCTGGCTTTCGTGGAGCGCAATGTGAGTTCAAGGGCTTTACCCGCCGAGGGGCCACTCCCCTCGCCTAGTCTGATCAGGAGACACATTTGCTGACTGTAGGGGTCGTCCCTGCAGACAAATCCTTCCTAACCCGAGAGGATGCGCAGGCGTTTGTGGAGGGCAAGAAGATACCGagcgaggaaggcgaagagaAGCCGCTGCGCTTCTATGCCGTCGCGCGCGGCATCTTTACGGGCATCTTCATGGACTGGGGAACAGCGTCACTGGCGATCGCGGGGACCAAGGGGCCTAAGTACAAAAAGTTTGACACGTACGAGGACGCGCTGGCTTTCATCCGAGAATGGGGCGACGAGCAGACAATTGCCATCGCGGAGAAGGAGGCTCGGCGCAATGGgatgacggtgccgtcgtcgaatAAGACCttcgtcaaggccgagaagtcAGAGGATACCTCCGATTCGGATGATGACTCGGAACAGTCGGACGATATTCTCTCCGTGGAGCCGGAAACAAAGATCTACACGCAAGTTTACACTGATGGAAGCAGTCTGGGCAATGGCACTGCAGGATCCGTGGCAGGCGTGGGCGTCTATTTCGGACCCAATGACCCCCGGTAGGTTTTTCTATCTAGTCCTTCAAACAATGGATTCTGCATGCCTCTGTACCCTACGTTTTGCCGCCCCTATGAAAGCAAGACACGGAAGAAGCTAACGCAGCCGGTCCAGAAACGTCTCTGAGCGCCTCGAAGGCGAACTCCAAACGAACCAGCGCGCGGAGCTCACCGCCATTCTGCGGGCATTTCAGTTGAGCCCGTTGACGCAACCGATAGAGATCGTGACGGACAGCAAATACTCGATCAAGTGCGTGACAGAGTGGTACGAGAACTGGGAGAAGAACAAATGGCGAACCTCGACCAACAACGAGGTCAAGAACAAGGACCTGATTCAGGCGGTGCGAGAGGAGATTGCGAAGCGTGATGCTGCGGGAACGAAGACGAACTTCGTCTGGGTCAAGGGACATAACAACCACCCGGGTAACGCAGCAGcggacgagctcgccgtcgccggggcgAGTATGGGCTTGCCGGCCAAGGGACGAAAGAAGCTCAAGTGAGGGAGAAGTCTGCTCAGCGAGAAGCGGTTCCCCGGACGACGATGCGTACGATGAGCTCACAGACGCTAGACAACACGTTTGTTTGCAGGTAGACGAAGTCAGTCGAC
This genomic interval from Colletotrichum higginsianum IMI 349063 chromosome 9, whole genome shotgun sequence contains the following:
- a CDS encoding RNase h domain protein produces the protein MRLQAQAPWTKATDLFNPRARATTTTRRIPLPPILIRRRAAAFWQGRPDDRDRTLQLLSTILNDLYDMPANKRGAPSSNSTSSKKRRTDKDVQKYYAVRTGARPGIYLTWAECQKQTAGFRGAQWVVPADKSFLTREDAQAFVEGKKIPSEEGEEKPLRFYAVARGIFTGIFMDWGTASLAIAGTKGPKYKKFDTYEDALAFIREWGDEQTIAIAEKEARRNGMTVPSSNKTFVKAEKSEDTSDSDDDSEQSDDILSVEPETKIYTQVYTDGSSLGNGTAGSVAGVGVYFGPNDPRNVSERLEGELQTNQRAELTAILRAFQLSPLTQPIEIVTDSKYSIKCVTEWYENWEKNKWRTSTNNEVKNKDLIQAVREEIAKRDAAGTKTNFVWVKGHNNHPGNAAADELAVAGASMGLPAKGRKKLK